One segment of Osmerus mordax isolate fOsmMor3 chromosome 28, fOsmMor3.pri, whole genome shotgun sequence DNA contains the following:
- the prf1.5 gene encoding perforin 1.5: MAPHGFRGLFLFALALPITVQLGVARACRAGSGAECEKAPFVPGHNLAGEGFDVVRMRRTGAYVINVKVHLTDNNTCTLCENRFQGGQVQRLPSAVLDWRPFSRCSKQLSSALHHSVDSLLRSSSSVISNNWGAGLSLDTYGKALLGGSRSDMAKFARSQHSVDKATFALHEISCTYYSYRLSDHPQLSAEFSKHLKKLPRGYDSQSRPLYRRLIDTYGTHYIHQVHLGGKVRRVTAFRTCLATLKGFSEREIKTCLNLELRLALGFLPANASFSNKCEDMLKGNMSMGFYQGFMTHKVEVLGGDRYLPGILYHQDKDPSEAYSAWMSSLHANPDVVSYAIFPLHQLVDDPQVSANLRTAVSQYIQDNQLSGDQGGVRNCSPTPNLDHNCCPLRAGRGMLRLEVRRAAGLRADTFTKTDAYVKVWYDGRYEETATVLDDNDPWWNVTYGLGSVELGHQLVLEVWDRDVLYNDMAGRCVVFPERGVHSHSCQLSRGVLHFSYSVRCDPHLTGYRCGRYSPSAE; the protein is encoded by the exons ATGGCCCCCCATGGATTCCGCGGACTCTTCCTGTTTGCGCTGGCTCTGCCAATCACGGTGCAGCTGGGCGTGGCCAGAGCCTGCAGGGCGGGGTCAGGGGCCGAGTGCGAGAAAGCCCCGTTCGTCCCGGGTCACAACCTGGCAGGGGAAGGTTTTGACGTGGTGAGGATGCGCCGTACCGGGGCCTACGTTATCAACGTGAAGGTTCACCTTACTGACAACAACACCTGCACGCTATGTGAAAACCGCTTCCAGGGAGGGCAG GTCCAAAGGCTCCCGTCGGCCGTCTTGGACTGGCGTCCGTTCAGCCGCTGCAGCAAGCAGCTGTCGAGCGCCCTGCACCACTCGGTGGATTCCCTCCTGCGGAGCTCGTCCTCGGTGATCAGTAATAACTGGGGCGCGGGGCTGAGCCTGGACACGTACGGCAAGGCCCTGCTGGGGGGCAGCCGCTCCGACATGGCCAAGTTCGCACGCTCGCAGCACAGCGTCGACAAGGCCACCTTCGCCCTGCACGAGATCAGCTGCACCTACTACAG TTATCGGCTGTCGGACCACCCCCAGCTCAGCGCCGAGTTCTCCAAGCACCTCAAGAAACTCCCTCGAGGCTACGACTCTCAAAGCCGACCCCTCTACCGCCGTCTGATAGACACATACGGAACACACTACATCCACCAG GTGCACCTGGGGGGCAAGGTGAGGCGCGTCACGGCCTTCCGTACCTGCCTGGCCACGCTGAAGGGCTTCTCAGAGCGGGAGATCAAGACCTGCCTGAACCTGGAGCTGCGCTTGGCGCTGGGTTTCCTCCCCGCCAACGCCTCCTTCTCCAACAAGTGCGAAGACATGCTGAAGGGCAACATGAGCATGGGCTTCTACCAGGGGTTCATGACCCACAAGGTGGAGGTGCTGGGCGGGGACCGCTACCTTCCAGGCATCCTCTACCACCAGGACAAGGACCCGTCCGAGGCCTACAGCGCCTGGATGAGCAGCCTCCACGCCAACCCAGACGTGGTCTCTTATGCCATCTTCCCCCTGCACCAGCTGGTGGACGACCCCCAGGTCAGCGCCAACCTGCGGACCGCCGTCAGCCAGTACATCCAGGACAACCAGCTGTCCGGGGAccaaggaggggtgaggaactGCTCCCCGACCCCGAATCTGGACCACAACTGCTGCCCGCTTCGGGCCGGCCGCGGGATGCTGAGGCTGGAGGTCCGCCGGGCAGCCGGGCTGAGGGCGGACACCTTCACCAAGACGGACGCGTACGTGAAGGTCTGGTACGACGGGCGGTACGAGGAGACGGCCACGGTGCTGGACGACAACGACCCGTGGTGGAACGTGACGTACGGGCTGGGCTCGGTGGAGCTGGGGCACCAGCTGGTGCTGGAGGTGTGGGACAGGGACGTGCTGTACAACGACATGGCCGGCAGGTGTGTGGTCTTCCCCGAGAGGGGGGTGCACTCGCACAGCTGCCAGCTCAGCAGGGGGGTGCTGCACTTCAGCTACAGCGTCAGGTGTGACCCTCACCTGACTGGATACAGGTGCGGACGCTACTCGCCCAGCGCGGAGTAG
- the tspan36 gene encoding tetraspanin 36, with protein sequence MDCGIITSKSVLLLLSLIFWAAGGSLAYVGSYVIRSYNNFDNFLEDRFTLIPAIIIIGVGVVMFAIGLVGCCATLRESKVGLSFFFLVILVVFAAEVAAMALGFLYQSRIKGDLELSMNNVFMKYDGNNSDTRAVDYLQNQLQCCGVQTYTNWTSTPWFMGHNNSVPVSCCKANSTECTGRLDQPALLNTQGCEAKLVLLMQDVLSYAMLVILGFAIIKFFGMLSVCVINCKSGRRSGYQPLYA encoded by the exons ATGGACTGTGGAATAATCACCTCGAAATCCGTGCTTTTGCTTCTAAGTTTGATATTTTGG GCAGCAGGGGGCTCACTCGCCTACGTGGGCTCCTACGTGATCAGGAGCTACAACAACTTTGACAACTTCCTGGAGGACCGCTTCACCCTCATCCccgccatcatcatcatcggcgTGGGCGTGGTCATGTTTGCCATCGGCCTGGTGGGGTGCTGCGCCACCCTCAGGGAGTCCAAAGTCGGGCTGAGCTTC TTCTTCCTGGTCATCCTGGTGGTGTTTGCAGCAGAGGTGGCAGCTATGGCTCTGGGCTTCCTCTACCAGAGCAGG ATCAAGGGAGACCTGGAGCTCTCGATGAACAACGTGTTCATGAAGTACGACGGGAACAACTCTGATACCAGAGCTGTGGATTACCTGCAGAACCAG TTGCAGTGCTGTGGGGTGCAGACATACACCAACTGGACTTCAACTCCCTGGTTCATGGGCCACAACAACTCAGTTCCTGTTTCCTGCTGCAAAGCCAACTCAACAGAATGCACTGGCAGGCTGGATCAGCCCGCGCTTCTCAATACTCAG ggctgCGAGGCCAAGCTGGTGCTGCTGATGCAGGATGTGTTGAGCTACGCCATGCTGGTCATCCTGGGCTTCGCCATCATCAAG TTCTTCGGGATGCTCAGCGTGTGTGTCATCAACTGCAAGTCTGGAAGGAGGAGTGGCTACCAGCCCCTCTACGCCTGa
- the mpeg1.1 gene encoding macrophage expressed 1, tandem duplicate 1, translated as MALRAVTLLGLSLLHFCCPHPLSRPDSGLNKCRSAAKPLPALEVLPGGGWDNLRNVDMGRVMNLSFSLCLTTEDGLYLIPDEVFVIPQKVTGVETNSEIISSWLDQRSSTSSSINADISFFSVLNAKFSIENQRMKTHQVRDTSVTTRVQVRNFLYTVKANPDFTLDSRFARQAEDIADAIENNQTRHASYLSERMVLDFGTHVITSVDAGASLVQEDYLRSSYVSDGKTDKSSITASAGVNFFNKVNFNIGSKDAHETSETKSYQDNVTYSIVQSHGGVPFYPGITLQKWQESTSNNLVAIDRSGLPLHYFINHNTFPDLPRPTVGKLALSVSQAIGRYYAINTRPGCVKADSQNFNFQANVDDGSCDGPATNLSFGGVFQQCTKLTPDADPICQAWDQKNPDTGDYSCRPPYQPTLLRSEVRDERYSQYVCHRSCHRCGFLWLSHCCDNNCGDEYHVRSAQIQTYWCSSNEKISDNSGYLFGGLYGPSLQNPLTKSKSCPPNFIPLKMLYGGLMICVSNDYETGSRFSVPFGGLFSCKSTNPLAGGQPRCPPQFSQHLATVSDGCQILYCVQSGLFTGGQLLPVRLPPFTRPPLVSMTATNTVAVMTEGGQAWVRVAQTKMWKMVKPEEVQEMVRMINPESDHMSGGQKFGVAFGVIGLVVLVVVGVVLVRRRRRRRGLPGLVRARGYEEINSDGQSERGEVEVQAELPSDSHSTCSS; from the exons ATGGCTCTGAGAGCAGTCACCCTGCtgggtctctccctgctccacttctgctgccctcaccccctcagCCGCCCAGACAGCGGCCTCAACAAGTGCCGCTCCGCCGCCAAGCCACTCCCGGCCCTGGAGGTGCTgcctggagggggctgggacaaCCTGAGGAACGTGGACATGGGCCGGGTCATGAACCTCAGCTTCTCCCTGTGCCTCACCACGGAGGACGGCCTCTACCTCATCCCAGACGAGGTCTTCGTCATCCCCCAGAAGGTGACGGGAGTTGAGACCAACTCTGAGATCATCAGTTCCTGGTTGGATCAGAGAAGCTCTACATCTTCGTCCATCAACGCAGACATCTCCTTCTTCTCAGTCTTAAACGCAAAGTTTTCCATTGAGAACCAGAGGATGAAGACCCACCAAGTCAGAGATACCTCCGTCACCACCAGAGTTCAG GTACGCAACTTCCTCTACACCGTCAAGGCGAATCCAGACTTCACCTTGGACTCCCGTTTCGCACGGCAAGCGGAGGATATCGCTGATGCCATCGAGAACAACCAGACCCGCCATGCCTCCTACCTCTCTGAGAGGATGGTCCTGGACTTCGGCACCCATGTGATCACCAGTGTTGATGCAGGTGCCTCCTTGGTGCAGGAGGACTACCTGCGATCCTCTTATGTGTCCGACGGTAAAACAGACAAGTCCTCCATCACGGCATCCGCAGGCGTCAACTTCTTCAACAAGGTGAATTTTAACATCGGCAGCAAAGACGCTCACGAGACGTCAGAGACCAAGAGTTACCAGGACAACGTCACCTACTCGATCGTACAGAGCCACGGAGGAGTGCCCTTCTACCCGGGCATCACCCTGCAGAAGTGGCAGGAGAGCACCTCAAACAACCTGGTGGCCATCGACCGGTCAGGCCTGCCGCTTCACTACTTCATAAACCACAACACCTTCCCTGACCTTCCACGCCCCACCGTCGGCAAGCTGGCGCTGTCGGTGAGCCAGGCCATAGGACGCTACTACGCCATCAACACCCGCCCAGGATGTGTGAAAGCAGATTCACAGAACTTCAACTTCCAGGCCAACGTAGATGATGGGTCTTGTGATGGCCCAGCCACCAACCTCAGTTTCGGAGGTGTGTTCCAGCAGTGTACCAAGCTCACCCCCGATGCAGACCCGATATGTCAGGCCTGGGACCAGAAGAACCCAGATACAGGAGACTATTCCTGCCGCCCACCCTACCAACCCACCCTGCTACGCTCTGAGGTCAGAGACGAGCGCTACAGCCAGTATGTCTGCCATCGTTCCTGCCATAGATGTGGATTCTTGTGGCTCAGCCATTGCTGTGATAACAACTGTGGAGATGAGTACCATGTCCGATCGGCTCAAATCCAAACCTACTGGTGCTCCTCCAATGAGAAGATCTCAGATAACTCAGGTTATCTTTTTGGGGGCCTCTACGGACCCTCTCTCCAGAATCCTTTAACCAAATCCAAGAGCTGCCCTCCAAACTTCATCCCACTGAAGATGCTTTATGGCGGCCTGATGATCTGTGTGAGTAACGACTACGAGACTGGCTCCCGGTTCTCCGTGCCCTTCGGCGGTCTGTTCAGCTGCAAGTCAACCAACCCCCTGGCTGGGGGCCAGCCTCGCTGCCCTCCCCAGTTCAGCCAGCACCTCGCTACCGTCAGCGATGGCTGTCAGATTCTCTACTGTGTCCAGTCTGGTCTGTTCACAGGTGGGCAGCTGCTGCCAGTCCGTCTGCCACCCTTCACCCGTCCTCCGCTGGTCAGCATGACGGCCACCAACACAGTGGCAGTGATGACCGAGGGAGGCCAAGCCTGGGTCAGAGTTGCACAGACCAAGATGTGGAAGATGGTCAAACCAGAGGAGGTCCAGGAAATGGTCAGGATGATCAACCCAGAGTCAGACCATATGTCAGGGGGACAGAAGTTTGGCGTGGCCTTCGGAGTGATCGGTCTGGTTGTGCTGGTGGTTGTTGGGGTGGTGCtggttaggaggaggaggaggaggagggggcttcCAGGGCTAGTGAGGGCCAGGGGATACGAGGAGATCAACAGTGAtgggcagagtgagagaggagaagttGAGGTACAAGCAGAACTTCCCTCTGACTCACACAGCACCTGTTCCTCTTAA
- the LOC136937879 gene encoding macrophage-expressed gene 1 protein-like, whose protein sequence is MALRAVTLLGLSLLHFCCPLPLSRPDSGLNKCRSAAKPLPALEVLPGGGWDNLRNMDMGRVMNFTFSLCHTTEDGLYLIPDEVFVIPQKMTRVETNSEIISSWLDQKGSTSSSINAEISFSSVLNAKFSTENERMKNHQVIDNSITSRVQVRNFRYTVKANPDFTLDSRFARQAEEIADAIENNQTRHASYLSERMVLDFGTHVITSVDAGASLVEEDYLRSSYVSDGKTDKSSITTSAGLNFFYKVNITFPFDFKYAHDKPELLDYTDHITYSIVQSNGGVPFYPGLSLQKWLESTSNNMVAIDRSGLPLHYFINHNTFPDLPRPTVDKMVLSVRQAIGKYYDINTRPGCVKADSKNFNFQANVDDGSCVGPATNLSFGGVFQQCTKLTPDADPICQAWGQKNPDTGDYSCRPPYQTTLLRSEVRDERYSQYVCPTRCHSCGFLWLSNCCDNNCGDEYHVRSAQIQTYWCSSNETISKNSGYLFGGLYGPSLQNPLTKSKSCPPNFIPLKMLYGGLMICVSNDYETGSRFSVPFGGLFSCKSTNPLAGGQPRCPPQFSQHLATVSDGCQILYCVQSGLFTGGQLLPVRLPPFTLPPLVSMTATNTVAVMTEGGQAWVRVAQTKMWKMVKPEEVQETVRMFNPESDQLSGGQKFGVAFGVIGLVVLVVVGVVLVRRRRRGVPGRERIIEL, encoded by the exons ATGGCTCTGAGAGCAGTCACCCTGCTgggcctctccctgctccacttctgctgccctctccccctcagccgCCCAGACAGCGGCCTCAACAAGTGCCGCTCCGCCGCCAAGCCACTCCCGGCCCTGGAGGTGCTgcctggagggggctgggacaaCCTGAGGAACATGGACATGGGCCGGGTCATGAACTTCACCTTTTCCCTGTGCCATACCACGGAGGACGGCCTCTACCTCATCCCAGACGAGGTCTTCGTCATCCCCCAGAAGATGACAAGAGTGGAGACCAACTCTGAGATCATCAGTTCCTGGCTGGATCAGAAAGGCTCCACATCTTCATCCATCAACGCAGAAATCTCTTTCTCATCAGTCTTAAACGCAAAGTTTTCCACTGAGAACGAGAGGATGAAGAACCACCAAGTCATAGATAACTCCATCACCTCCAGAGTTCAG GTGCGCAACTTCCGCTACACCGTCAAGGCAAATCCAGACTTCACCTTGGACTCCCGTTTCGCACGGCAAGCGGAGGAAATCGCAGACGCCATCGAGAACAACCAGACTCGACATGCCTCCTACCTCTCTGAGAGGATGGTCTTGGACTTCGGCACCCATGTGATCACCAGTGTTGATGCAGGTGCCTCCTTGGTGGAGGAGGACTACCTGCGATCCTCTTATGTGTCCGACGGTAAAACAGACAAGTCCTCCATCACAACATCCGCAGGCCTCAACTTCTTCTACAAAGTGAATATAACATTCCCATTCGACTTTAAATATGCTCATGACAAGCCAGAACTGCTTGATTACACGGACCACATCACCTACTCGATCGTACAGAGCAATGGAGGGGTGCCCTTCTACCCTGGCCTTTCCTTGCAGAAGTGGCTGGAAAGCACCTCAAACAACATGGTGGCCATCGACCGGTCAGGCCTGCCGCTTCACTACTTTATAAACCACAACACCTTCCCTGACCTTCCACGCCCCACTGTTGACAAGATGGTGCTGTCGGTGAGACAGGCCATAGGAAAATACTACGACATAAACACCCGCCCAGGATGTGTGAAAGCAGATTCAAAGAACTTCAACTTCCAGGCCAACGTAGATGATGGGTCCTGTGTTGGCCCAGCCACCAACCTCAGTTTCGGAGGTGTGTTCCAGCAGTGTACCAAGCTCACCCCCGATGCAGACCCGATATGTCAGGCCTGGGGCCAGAAGAACCCAGATACAGGAGACTATTCCTGCCGCCCACCCTACCAAACCACCCTGCTACGCTCTGAGGTCAGAGACGAGCGCTACAGCCAGTATGTCTGCCCTACTCGCTGCCATAGTTGTGGATTCTTGTGGCTCAGCAATTGCTGTGATAACAACTGTGGAGATGAGTACCATGTCCGATCGGCTCAAATCCAAACCTACTGGTGCTCCTCCAATGAGACGATCTCAAAGAACTCAGGTTATCTCTTTGGGGGCCTCTACGGACCCTCTCTCCAGAATCCTTTAACCAAATCCAAGAGCTGCCCTCCAAACTTCATCCCACTGAAGATGCTTTACGGCGGCCTGATGATCTGTGTGAGTAACGACTACGAGACTGGCTCCCGGTTCTCCGTGCCCTTCGGCGGTCTGTTCAGCTGCAAGTCAACCAACCCCCTGGCTGGGGGCCAGCCTCGCTGCCCTCCCCAGTTCAGCCAGCACCTCGCTACCGTCAGCGATGGCTGTCAGATCCTCTACTGTGTCCAGTCTGGTCTGTTCACAGGTGGGCAGCTGCTGCCAGTCCGACTGCCACCCTTCACCCTTCCTCCGCTGGTCAGCATGACGGCCACCAACACAGTGGCAGTGATGACCGAGGGAGGCCAAGCCTGGGTCAGAGTTGCACAGACCAAGATGTGGAAGATGGTCAAACCAGAGGAGGTCCAGGAAACAGTTAGGATGTTCAACCCAGAGTCAGATCAGTTGTCAGGGGGACAGAAGTTTGGCGTGGCCTTCGGAGTGATCGGTCTGGTTGTGCTGGTGGTTGTTGGGGTGGTGCtggttaggaggaggaggaggggggttccAGGACGAGAGAGGATCATTGAGTTATAG
- the LOC136937796 gene encoding LOW QUALITY PROTEIN: mitogen-activated protein kinase 4-like (The sequence of the model RefSeq protein was modified relative to this genomic sequence to represent the inferred CDS: inserted 4 bases in 4 codons; deleted 1 base in 1 codon), producing the protein MARRDPPAFLHGFDLGAHYVDXRPLGSGVXSLVLSVLDQRLGRRVAVKKLAMRDAVSVKHALREVKITRRLRHDNVVAVLDVLGPRGRPLPRDRHRLSAVYIVQECMETDLARVLXQGALPAEHATLLFYQLLRGLKFIHSANVLHRDLKPANIFLDTEQLMLKIGDXGLARIVDPQYSHKPVLHAPLSPPVPSSTPLSAPLQAHSPHPVLSFPDSQRPM; encoded by the exons ATGGCCCGTCGTGACCCGCCCGCTTTCCTCCACGGCTTCGACCTGGGCGCCCACTACGTCG CCCGACCTCTAGGCTCAGGGG ACAGCCTCGTCCTGTCCGTGCTGGACCAGCGGCTCGGCCGACGCGTGGCCGTGAAAAAGCTGGCGATGCGCGACGCGGTGAGCGTGAAACACGCCCTGCGCGAGGTCAAGATCACGCGCCGGCTTCGCCATGACAACGTGGTCGCCGTGCTGGACGTCCTGGGGCCCCGGGGACGGCCCCTCCCCCGTGAC CGGCACCGCCTCAGCGCCGTGTACATCGTGCAGGAGTGCATGGAGACGGACCTGGCTCGGGTGC GCCAGGGGGCCCTGCCCGCCGAACACGCCACCCTCCTCTTCTACCAGCTGCTGCGGGGGTTAAAgttcatccactccgccaacgTGCTCCACAGGGACCTGAAGCCGGCCAACATCTTCCTGGATACGGAGCAGCTGATGCTGAAGATAGGAG TTGGCCTGGCTCGCATTGTGGACCCTCAGTACTCACACAAG CCCGTCCTCCACgcccctctcagcccccctGTCCCGTCCTCCACgcccctctcagcccccctGCAGGCACACAGCCCTCACCCTGTCCTGTCCTTCCCGGACTCTCAGAGACCCATGTGA